In Pseudofrankia saprophytica, one genomic interval encodes:
- a CDS encoding type I polyketide synthase, with protein MKHSAAPRPVVGGLGVTDAGRRAVGSRDHVIGVSPLGEPDPRLVAAVSGAGALGVLDLGPDPAGAARALRLTARLTESSFGVRISRPEAVDADELARHRGRIDTLLVAGDTLADAGSQRLLDALPGARVLAEVTSVREAVAAVAAGADGLLARGNEAGGRVGELSSFVLLQQVLVQRDLFGDEGASPRVWCWGGVGVRTAVAAVVGGAAGIVLDTQLSLLREATVTESVGAALRRMDGTETVVAAGYRVYQLPAARQASGSAEDWSAEAVVARLGGHDPGRQLLPVGQDAFLAQLFANRFGTTARVVQAIRGALSAAADPAELAAAESVLASDSPLCASWGTTRPVAQGPMTRVSDQAGFARRVADDGALPFLALALADERQSRRLLLETRDLLGDRPWGVGLLGFAPEQLRATQLGVVREIRPSCVIVAGGRPSQAADLEAIGIPTFLHVPSPTLLRQFLDAGARRFVFEGSECGGHVGPRASFPLWEAQLDVLLDHLDRTSPGARTAGAGPRDRTGHGLQVLFAGGVHDARSASMVAAMANPLAARGVGVGVLMGTAYLFTREAVEAGAIQDEFQRQVLAAEGTALLRTGPGHATRCVSSPFVDRFHAARDELRARGVPDQRAWEELEQLNVGRLRVASKGLERSGDDLAAVDGERQRAEGLFMAGQVAVLRSATTTIHELHDNVTAGARQYLRDQAERLRDGPGPATAGRTADAAPLDIAVVGMACVLPGAADLATYWANVVSGKDAVSLVPPERWDPEIYLDADGGPDGGPSGEKTRSKWGGFLPRIPFDPLRYGIPPASLVSIEPVQALALETARRALDDAGLDPDRVDHIRTGVVFGTEPNSDLSAAITLRALLPAYYGEVPPELRDILPHITAETFTGILGNIVASRISNRLDLGGPAYVVDAACASSLAALDMACKELRFGGADVMICGGADLHNSVLDYLLFSSVGALSPSGRARPFAADADGTTLGEGVACVVLKRLADAERDGDRVYSVIKGLGAASDGRSLGLTAPRPEGQQLALERAYHNAGVSPADVGLVEAHGTGTVVGDRTELTTLTKVFTDAGARPGTCALGSVKSQIGHTKTAAGLAALVKVSLALHHGVLPPTLHVQTPNPAWEPDASPFVFAGTARPWTRPVAGRVAGVSAFGFGGANYHAVLTGHAGAVDARHALDQWPAELFVFRGADQASALAGVTELRRLLVANDAGGRPWPLRDLAATATRRARPRRGPVRIAVVARDLDDLAHLLERAAHGESDARVGLFAVGDPSPVASAAPGGGSGAGDLGGAGAVAVLFPGQGSQRPGMLAELFVAFPELRDYLRLGEPWLEAIFPPSTFDGPPGSPSGGAGSAGSAEERLRDTRVAQPALGIAGLGAYHLLSRLGLVPDMIGGHSYGELVALCAAGACAPETLLDLSAARGEAIVRAVTGAGSRESAGGAEWPDQGAMAAVRAPVTVVATTLAEARLDGQVVVANHNAPDQVVISGATSAVEAAIRLFRAAGHSAVRLPVACAFHSPLIAEAGAEFAQRLAGAPLTDPRLPVWANRTAAPYPATDGDATVGDAVRAELAAQVAAPVRFVEQIEAMYAAGARVFVEAGPGRVLTGLVDSILDGRPHLAVACDGRRRGLTGFLDAVAALLVAGVPLSVDWLVDGRDAVDRDGATAPTPPRWSVDGRSICRADGTPLPGGLLPAHQVRRTGPPSPVPALAGASAPADHTMPTGAAANGPVDTATRETLVSQFLRTSRDNLAAQRDVLMSYLGSGRDVITALPTAALLPAAPAPAADVPITTPAAVAALAPSPAGTPQDVTTTVLDLIAESTGYPTDMIDLDLDLETDLSVNSLKRTELAGQLADRFAFAGTGTGGVDELSRLRTVRAIVGWLTERGPGRDVSADLSVSAPAGEARQAGEARGRGPTRFVLTRRPTSPGPGQVDLTGTTWMVFGRAADVPGQETVMRRLTELGAEARFRLVDELADRPADGDRPAVDGAVYLAGWGDDAGEPELPDAFGALRAVLHGGPRWLLAVTPPDAMPAIGLRGLFRTLGREYPTTTVRLVETDAAAGPALAAIVTAELGEPPGGPVVVVHRDGARLTEELTAVAAGPLATAGAGPADDGTAEATALGLDRDAVVVLVGGARGITAGFTALLAGAAGCHLELAGRTPEPAGDEDPRLAAALDRTALLDAVRELGHRSPREASREVARVLAQREIRATLATVAARGADARYHQLDVLDTEAVHRFVKELFAHHGRIDAVVYSAGVIEDRLVADKEPESFRRVFDTKVAGALALLAAFDELPVPPRTLAFFGSIAGVLGSRGQSDYAAANDALESLGAAWAGRTGARALTVHWGPWAPDESHPGMVSADLERDFARRGVDLIDPEEGHRCLLRELAWGPRDLRGVVYTASGW; from the coding sequence AGGGCACTGCGATTGACCGCCCGGCTGACGGAGTCGTCGTTCGGCGTGCGAATCTCCCGGCCGGAGGCGGTGGACGCGGACGAGCTGGCGCGGCACCGCGGCCGGATCGACACGCTGCTGGTGGCGGGTGACACGCTCGCCGATGCCGGCAGCCAGCGGCTGCTGGACGCGCTGCCCGGCGCCCGCGTCCTGGCCGAGGTCACGAGCGTTCGCGAGGCGGTGGCGGCGGTGGCCGCCGGAGCCGACGGCCTGCTGGCCCGGGGCAACGAGGCCGGCGGCCGCGTCGGTGAGCTCAGCTCCTTCGTCCTGTTGCAACAGGTGCTCGTGCAGCGGGACCTGTTCGGGGACGAGGGGGCGTCCCCGCGCGTCTGGTGCTGGGGCGGGGTGGGTGTGCGCACGGCGGTCGCGGCGGTGGTCGGGGGCGCGGCCGGAATCGTCCTGGACACCCAGCTCAGCCTGCTGCGCGAGGCCACCGTGACCGAATCGGTCGGCGCCGCGCTGCGCCGGATGGACGGCACCGAGACGGTCGTCGCGGCCGGGTACCGGGTCTACCAGTTACCCGCCGCCCGCCAGGCGAGTGGGAGCGCCGAGGACTGGTCGGCCGAGGCGGTCGTCGCCCGGCTCGGTGGGCACGACCCCGGTCGCCAGCTGTTGCCGGTCGGGCAGGATGCCTTCCTCGCCCAGCTGTTCGCCAACCGGTTCGGCACCACCGCGCGGGTCGTCCAGGCGATCCGCGGGGCCCTGAGCGCCGCGGCGGACCCGGCCGAGCTCGCGGCCGCCGAGTCCGTCCTGGCGTCGGACTCGCCGCTGTGCGCCTCCTGGGGAACCACCCGGCCCGTCGCGCAGGGGCCGATGACCCGGGTCAGCGACCAGGCCGGGTTCGCGCGCCGCGTCGCCGACGACGGCGCGCTGCCGTTCCTCGCGCTGGCGCTCGCGGACGAGCGGCAGTCCCGCCGGCTGCTGCTGGAGACCCGAGACCTGCTGGGCGACCGGCCCTGGGGGGTCGGACTGCTCGGCTTCGCCCCCGAACAGCTGCGGGCCACCCAGCTCGGCGTGGTGCGCGAGATCCGGCCGTCCTGCGTGATCGTCGCCGGCGGCCGGCCCTCCCAGGCCGCCGACCTCGAGGCGATCGGCATCCCGACCTTCCTGCACGTGCCGTCGCCGACGCTGCTGCGGCAGTTCCTCGACGCGGGCGCCCGGCGCTTCGTCTTCGAGGGCTCCGAGTGCGGCGGCCACGTCGGCCCGCGCGCGAGCTTCCCACTCTGGGAGGCGCAGCTCGACGTCCTGCTCGACCACCTCGACAGGACCTCGCCAGGCGCGCGGACCGCGGGAGCCGGCCCGCGGGACCGGACCGGCCACGGCCTGCAGGTCCTGTTCGCGGGCGGAGTGCACGATGCCCGCTCCGCGTCCATGGTGGCCGCGATGGCGAACCCGCTCGCCGCCCGTGGCGTCGGCGTCGGCGTGCTGATGGGCACCGCCTACCTCTTCACCCGGGAGGCCGTCGAGGCGGGCGCCATCCAGGACGAGTTCCAGCGGCAGGTGCTGGCCGCGGAGGGCACGGCCCTGCTGCGGACCGGGCCGGGTCACGCGACCCGCTGCGTGTCGAGCCCGTTCGTCGACCGGTTCCACGCCGCCCGCGACGAGTTGCGCGCACGGGGCGTGCCGGATCAGCGGGCGTGGGAGGAGCTGGAGCAGCTCAACGTCGGCCGGCTCAGGGTGGCCAGCAAGGGCCTGGAGCGCAGCGGCGACGACCTCGCCGCGGTCGACGGTGAGCGACAGCGTGCCGAGGGCCTGTTCATGGCGGGGCAGGTCGCCGTGCTGCGGTCGGCCACCACCACGATCCACGAGCTGCACGACAACGTCACGGCGGGCGCCCGCCAGTACCTGCGCGACCAGGCCGAGCGGCTGCGGGACGGGCCCGGCCCGGCGACCGCTGGGCGGACGGCCGACGCGGCTCCCCTGGACATCGCCGTCGTCGGCATGGCCTGTGTGCTGCCGGGCGCCGCCGACCTGGCCACCTACTGGGCGAACGTCGTGTCCGGCAAGGACGCGGTCTCGCTCGTGCCACCCGAGCGGTGGGATCCCGAGATCTACCTCGACGCCGACGGTGGCCCCGACGGCGGCCCGAGCGGGGAGAAGACCCGTTCGAAGTGGGGCGGCTTCCTGCCCCGGATTCCCTTCGACCCGTTGCGCTACGGCATCCCGCCGGCGTCGCTGGTGAGCATCGAGCCGGTCCAGGCGCTGGCCCTGGAGACCGCCCGGCGAGCGCTCGACGACGCCGGGCTCGATCCCGACCGCGTCGACCACATCCGCACCGGCGTGGTGTTCGGCACCGAGCCCAACAGCGACCTGTCCGCCGCGATCACCCTGCGCGCGCTGCTGCCGGCGTACTACGGCGAGGTGCCGCCGGAGCTGCGGGACATCCTCCCGCACATCACGGCGGAGACGTTCACCGGCATCCTCGGCAACATCGTCGCGAGCCGGATCTCCAACCGGCTCGACCTGGGCGGCCCGGCCTATGTCGTGGACGCCGCCTGCGCCTCGTCGCTGGCCGCGCTGGACATGGCCTGCAAGGAGCTGCGGTTCGGCGGCGCGGACGTGATGATCTGCGGCGGCGCCGACCTGCACAACAGCGTGCTCGACTACCTGCTGTTCTCCTCCGTCGGTGCGCTGTCACCGAGCGGCCGGGCCCGGCCCTTCGCCGCCGATGCGGACGGGACCACGCTCGGCGAGGGCGTCGCCTGCGTCGTCCTCAAGCGGCTCGCCGACGCCGAACGCGACGGTGACCGCGTCTATTCGGTGATCAAGGGGCTGGGCGCGGCCAGCGACGGCCGGTCCCTCGGCCTGACCGCGCCCCGGCCGGAAGGCCAGCAGCTCGCGCTCGAACGCGCCTACCACAACGCCGGCGTCTCGCCGGCCGACGTGGGACTCGTCGAGGCGCACGGCACCGGCACGGTCGTCGGTGACCGCACCGAGCTCACGACGCTCACCAAGGTGTTCACCGACGCCGGCGCCCGGCCGGGTACCTGCGCTCTCGGGTCGGTCAAGTCGCAGATCGGCCACACGAAGACCGCCGCCGGCCTCGCCGCCCTGGTCAAGGTGTCGCTGGCTTTGCACCACGGCGTCCTGCCGCCGACGCTGCATGTCCAGACGCCGAACCCGGCCTGGGAGCCCGACGCCAGCCCGTTCGTCTTCGCCGGCACGGCGCGGCCGTGGACCCGGCCCGTCGCCGGTCGGGTGGCCGGGGTCAGCGCCTTCGGTTTCGGCGGAGCGAACTACCACGCGGTCCTCACCGGTCATGCCGGCGCGGTCGACGCCCGGCACGCCCTCGACCAGTGGCCGGCGGAGCTGTTCGTGTTCCGCGGCGCGGACCAGGCGTCGGCCCTCGCCGGGGTGACAGAGCTGCGGCGGCTGCTGGTCGCGAACGACGCCGGTGGCCGGCCGTGGCCGCTGCGCGACCTGGCCGCGACGGCCACCCGCCGGGCGCGACCGCGGCGAGGGCCCGTCCGGATCGCGGTGGTCGCGCGGGACCTGGACGACCTCGCCCACCTGCTGGAACGGGCGGCCCACGGCGAGTCGGACGCGCGGGTGGGGCTGTTCGCCGTCGGGGACCCCTCGCCGGTCGCCTCGGCCGCCCCGGGCGGCGGGAGCGGCGCGGGTGACCTGGGGGGCGCCGGCGCGGTGGCCGTGCTGTTCCCGGGGCAGGGCAGCCAACGGCCGGGCATGCTGGCCGAGCTGTTCGTCGCCTTCCCGGAGCTGCGGGACTATCTGCGGCTCGGCGAGCCGTGGCTGGAGGCGATCTTCCCGCCGTCGACGTTCGACGGGCCGCCGGGTTCGCCGTCGGGCGGCGCTGGGAGCGCTGGGAGCGCCGAGGAGCGGCTGCGGGACACCCGGGTCGCGCAGCCGGCGCTCGGGATCGCGGGCCTCGGCGCCTACCACCTGCTGTCCCGGCTGGGCCTCGTGCCCGACATGATCGGCGGTCACAGCTACGGCGAGCTGGTCGCGCTGTGCGCCGCGGGCGCCTGCGCCCCCGAGACGCTCCTCGACCTCTCGGCCGCCCGGGGCGAGGCGATCGTCCGCGCGGTCACCGGCGCCGGATCCCGGGAGTCCGCCGGCGGCGCCGAGTGGCCGGACCAGGGCGCGATGGCGGCCGTGCGGGCGCCCGTGACGGTCGTGGCCACGACGCTGGCCGAGGCGCGCCTCGACGGGCAGGTGGTCGTCGCCAACCACAACGCGCCCGACCAGGTCGTGATCTCCGGGGCGACCTCGGCGGTCGAGGCGGCGATCCGGCTGTTTCGCGCCGCCGGGCACAGCGCCGTCCGGCTGCCCGTCGCCTGCGCGTTCCACAGCCCGCTGATCGCCGAGGCCGGCGCGGAGTTCGCGCAGCGGCTGGCGGGCGCCCCCCTGACCGACCCGCGGCTGCCGGTGTGGGCGAACCGCACGGCGGCGCCCTACCCGGCCACCGACGGCGACGCCACGGTGGGCGACGCCGTCCGGGCCGAGCTCGCCGCGCAGGTGGCGGCGCCGGTGCGGTTCGTCGAGCAGATCGAGGCGATGTACGCCGCCGGAGCGCGGGTGTTCGTCGAAGCGGGTCCCGGCCGGGTGCTTACCGGCCTGGTCGACTCCATCCTCGATGGCCGGCCGCACCTGGCAGTCGCCTGCGACGGCCGGCGCCGTGGGCTGACCGGCTTCCTGGACGCGGTCGCGGCGCTGCTGGTCGCCGGCGTGCCGCTGTCCGTCGACTGGCTTGTCGACGGCCGCGACGCCGTGGACCGGGACGGCGCGACGGCGCCGACCCCGCCGCGGTGGAGCGTGGACGGCCGCAGCATCTGCCGCGCGGACGGTACGCCGCTGCCCGGCGGCCTGCTGCCGGCCCACCAGGTACGCCGGACAGGCCCGCCGTCGCCCGTGCCCGCGCTGGCCGGCGCCTCGGCCCCGGCTGACCACACGATGCCGACCGGCGCGGCGGCGAACGGCCCGGTCGACACCGCGACCCGGGAGACGCTGGTCAGCCAGTTCCTGCGGACCTCCCGGGACAACCTGGCCGCGCAGCGCGACGTGCTGATGTCCTATCTGGGCTCGGGCCGGGACGTCATCACGGCGCTTCCGACGGCGGCGCTCCTCCCGGCGGCGCCCGCACCCGCGGCCGACGTTCCCATCACCACCCCGGCGGCGGTCGCCGCGCTGGCCCCATCACCGGCCGGCACGCCGCAGGACGTGACGACCACCGTGCTCGACCTGATCGCCGAGAGCACCGGCTACCCGACCGACATGATCGACCTCGACCTCGACCTCGAGACCGACCTGTCCGTCAACTCGCTGAAGCGCACCGAGCTCGCCGGCCAGCTCGCCGACCGCTTCGCGTTCGCCGGCACTGGCACCGGCGGCGTCGACGAGCTCAGCCGGCTGCGCACCGTGCGCGCCATCGTGGGCTGGCTCACCGAACGGGGACCAGGTCGTGACGTGTCCGCCGACCTGTCCGTCTCCGCCCCGGCGGGGGAGGCCCGACAAGCGGGTGAGGCGCGCGGCCGTGGTCCGACGCGGTTCGTCCTCACCAGGCGGCCGACGTCTCCCGGCCCCGGCCAGGTGGACCTGACGGGTACCACCTGGATGGTGTTCGGCCGCGCCGCCGACGTTCCCGGCCAGGAGACGGTCATGCGCCGGCTGACGGAGCTCGGCGCCGAGGCGCGCTTCAGGCTGGTCGACGAGCTGGCCGACAGGCCGGCTGACGGCGACCGACCGGCCGTGGACGGCGCGGTATACCTGGCCGGCTGGGGGGACGACGCCGGGGAGCCGGAGCTGCCAGACGCCTTCGGCGCGCTGCGCGCCGTGCTGCACGGCGGCCCTCGCTGGCTGCTGGCCGTGACCCCGCCCGATGCCATGCCCGCCATCGGCCTGCGCGGCCTGTTCCGCACGCTTGGCCGCGAGTACCCGACAACCACGGTCAGGCTGGTCGAGACCGACGCGGCCGCGGGCCCCGCTCTCGCCGCCATCGTCACCGCCGAGCTGGGCGAGCCTCCCGGCGGCCCGGTGGTCGTCGTCCACCGCGACGGCGCGCGCCTGACCGAGGAGCTGACGGCGGTGGCCGCCGGGCCGCTCGCGACGGCCGGGGCGGGGCCGGCCGACGACGGCACCGCCGAGGCCACGGCGCTCGGCCTGGACCGTGACGCCGTCGTCGTCCTGGTCGGGGGGGCCCGTGGGATCACGGCGGGGTTCACCGCCCTGCTCGCGGGTGCCGCCGGTTGTCATCTGGAACTGGCCGGGCGCACCCCCGAGCCGGCGGGCGACGAGGACCCGCGGCTCGCGGCCGCGCTCGACCGGACCGCCCTGCTCGACGCCGTCCGGGAGCTCGGGCACCGGTCGCCGCGAGAGGCGAGCCGCGAGGTCGCGCGGGTCCTGGCGCAGCGGGAGATCCGGGCGACGCTCGCCACCGTCGCGGCCCGTGGCGCTGACGCCCGCTACCACCAGCTCGACGTCCTGGACACCGAGGCGGTCCACCGGTTCGTCAAGGAGCTGTTCGCCCACCACGGTCGGATCGACGCCGTCGTGTACTCCGCCGGAGTGATCGAGGACCGGCTGGTCGCGGACAAGGAGCCGGAGTCGTTCCGCCGGGTGTTCGACACGAAGGTGGCCGGGGCGCTGGCGCTGCTGGCGGCGTTCGACGAGTTACCGGTCCCGCCACGCACCCTGGCGTTCTTCGGCAGCATCGCCGGCGTCCTGGGCAGCCGGGGCCAGAGCGACTACGCCGCGGCGAACGACGCGCTGGAATCCCTCGGCGCTGCCTGGGCGGGGCGGACCGGGGCGCGGGCGCTCACCGTCCACTGGGGTCCCTGGGCGCCGGACGAGAGTCATCCCGGCATGGTCAGCGCCGACCTGGAGCGGGACTTCGCCCGCCGCGGGGTCGACCTGATCGACCCGGAGGAAGGGCACCGGTGCCTGCTGCGCGAGCTGGCCTGGGGCCCGCGAGACCTTCGCGGTGTCGTCTACACCGCGTCCGGCTGGTAG